The Orcinus orca chromosome 16, mOrcOrc1.1, whole genome shotgun sequence genome includes a window with the following:
- the ZNF12 gene encoding zinc finger protein 12 isoform X8 translates to MNQPLGPVSFKDVAVDFTQDEWQQLDPEQKTTYRDVMLENYSHLVSVGCHIIKPEVITKLEKGEEPWIVGGEFLLQSYPEEDWEAHDLIEGAQENEDKHSRQTESVNNKTLIEERGNVFA, encoded by the exons GGGCCAGTGTCATTCAAGGACGTGGCTGTGGACTTCACCCAGGATGAGTGGCAGCAGTTGGACCCTGAGCAGAAGACAACCTACAgggatgtgatgctggagaactaCAGCCACCTCGTTTCTGTGG GGTGTCACATTATCAAACCGGAAGTTATCACCAagttggagaaaggagaagagcCATGGATAGTGGGAGGAGAATTCCTACTTCAGAGTTACCCAG AAGAAGACTGGGAAGCCCATGATCTGATAGAGGGAGCCCAGGAAAATGAAGACAAACATTCAAGGCAAACCGAATCTGTCAACAACAAAACCCTGATTGAAGAGAGAGGTAATGTTTTTG
- the ZNF12 gene encoding zinc finger protein 12 isoform X9 yields the protein MNQPLGPVSFKDVAVDFTQDEWQQLDPEQKTTYRDVMLENYSHLVSVGCHIIKPEVITKLEKGEEPWIVGGEFLLQSYPEEDWEAHDLIEGAQENEDKHSRQTESVNNKTLIEERA from the exons GGGCCAGTGTCATTCAAGGACGTGGCTGTGGACTTCACCCAGGATGAGTGGCAGCAGTTGGACCCTGAGCAGAAGACAACCTACAgggatgtgatgctggagaactaCAGCCACCTCGTTTCTGTGG GGTGTCACATTATCAAACCGGAAGTTATCACCAagttggagaaaggagaagagcCATGGATAGTGGGAGGAGAATTCCTACTTCAGAGTTACCCAG AAGAAGACTGGGAAGCCCATGATCTGATAGAGGGAGCCCAGGAAAATGAAGACAAACATTCAAGGCAAACCGAATCTGTCAACAACAAAACCCTGATTGAAGAGAGAG
- the ZNF12 gene encoding zinc finger protein 12 isoform X7 yields the protein MNQPLGPVSFKDVAVDFTQDEWQQLDPEQKTTYRDVMLENYSHLVSVGCHIIKPEVITKLEKGEEPWIVGGEFLLQSYPEEDWEAHDLIEGAQENEDKHSRQTESVNNKTLIEERGQNEDHS from the exons GGGCCAGTGTCATTCAAGGACGTGGCTGTGGACTTCACCCAGGATGAGTGGCAGCAGTTGGACCCTGAGCAGAAGACAACCTACAgggatgtgatgctggagaactaCAGCCACCTCGTTTCTGTGG GGTGTCACATTATCAAACCGGAAGTTATCACCAagttggagaaaggagaagagcCATGGATAGTGGGAGGAGAATTCCTACTTCAGAGTTACCCAG AAGAAGACTGGGAAGCCCATGATCTGATAGAGGGAGCCCAGGAAAATGAAGACAAACATTCAAGGCAAACCGAATCTGTCAACAACAAAACCCTGATTGAAGAGAGAG